The proteins below come from a single Sander vitreus isolate 19-12246 chromosome 15, sanVit1, whole genome shotgun sequence genomic window:
- the nbr1b gene encoding next to BRCA1 gene 1 protein isoform X3, whose translation MDFYINLKVNFRGNSKNFLLSGSETKSWESMEAMVKRSFGLSSLQLTYFDEENEEVSINSQVEYEEALKSAARQGNRLHMNVYETRGQPARVPTTKASGTEPKRGFRPPQHCPTLAQVVSRKVQAAVPEQGMVIMKDVKGTKEEDKTPPAWFTSYMEKFKDQVVREAVEKICREFSGQCCIHKPLGGGGGGGGGGGGGTGAGGGGGRGDAVGGAEAQQVPEVSSSTLPGAPSSSTPPCSSCRGQTTGGGYQCSVCTSCTLCEPCSFSHDPSHNLVRARTPLSIPEHGSPAPDHSRFYRRGDRSFRKAEKQRLKAEKRLLKAEVKEIRKQLRMERRGIQWSSSHRDGSSSPVLLQPRATQHSSPERPKRPCPLVVPAMTAAFLDENLPDGTRLRPGTKFIKYWKMRNTGTICWSADTKLKFMWGNLAVGSGDRWREVSVPFLQPGQVGIVSVALCAPTVDGSYTSHWRLAHAGEQFGPRVWCSIVVDPLAPAPMMADGILVSPCVTPQGKNPVAKDGKACAEREQPLMSVDQEEYYIPSVDLLTAQDLLSFELLDINIVQELESVPNNTPADMTPCMSPLPQHGPLQDKSCPSLGLIQEETEVINSIMDVPHGAGSGAEGGGVPAQEEGEDDISGTQFVCETVIRSLTLEEPLDHTALRGPRPGKGTVVRPAAQGGSSSSSCVKSKTVKAEESPDSSPSTSENPLKAPATLQASLPPPLKASLPVPLSVTPAPVPGPSSAPTPLLAPPSSTQQEHTTTVEGEESPMENMCAESRVEERETGPEEEKEKEGEEKRERTRSRSSSTSSEDYIIILPDCFDTSRPLGESMYSSALSQPGDIPAKTPTDPETPSPDHSGTSPSEGELGEADEATTASGTGVSGASSANDMLCTSQTLDDEPLTPEVVAPPKATITPSPGSSGEPDVDPDAAEEGAEGSELYQTENEGYPPS comes from the exons gTGAAGCGTTCGTTTGGCCTGAGCAGTCTTCAGCTGACCTATTTCGATGAGGAGAACGAGGAG GTGTCCATTAACAGCCAAG TGGAATATGAAGAGGCATTGAAG AGCGCAGCGAGGCAGGGGAACCGACTACACATGAATGTGTACGAGACTCGGGGCCAGCCGGCGAGGGTCCCCACCACCAAGGCCAGCGGAACAGAGCCCAAGAGGGGCTTCAGACCCCCCCAGCACTGCCCCACTCTGGCCCAGGTGGTCAGCCGCAAAGTCCAGGCTGCAGTGCCAGAACAGGGCATG GTGATCATGAAAGATGTGAAGGGGACCAAAGAAGAAGACAAGACTCCTCCAGCCTGGTTCACCTCTTACATGGAGAAG TTTAAGGACCAGGTTGTGCGTGAGGCGGTAGAGAAGATCTGCCGGGAGTTCTCTGGACAGTGCTGCATTCACAAGCccctgggaggaggaggaggaggaggaggaggaggaggaggaggaacaggAGCAGGAGGTGGGGGAGGTAGAGGGGACGCAGTAGGAGGAGCAGAGGCCCAGCAGGTCCCTGAGGTGTCCTCCTCCACCCTGCCTGGAGCTCCATCCTCCTCCACCCCCCCCTGCTCCTCCTGCCGGGGGCAGACTACCGGAGGAGGCTACCAGTGCAG tgtgtgtacGTCCTGTACTCTGTGCGAGCCCTGCAGTTTCTCCCATGATCCCAGTCACAACCTGGTGAGAGCCCGGACTCCTCTGTCCATCCCCGAGCACGGATCCCCAGCCCCGGACCACAGCAG GTTCTACAGGCGAGGTGACCGCAGTTTCCGAAAGGCGGAGAAGCAGCGGCTGAAAGCGGAGAAGCGCCTGCTGAAGGCCGAGGTCAAAGAGATCCGGAAACAGCTGAGAATGGAGAGGCGGGGCATCCAGTGGAGCTCCTCCCACCGAGATGGAAGCTCCTCCCCTGTCCTCCTGCAGCCGCGAGCCACCCAGCACAGCAGCCCCGA GCGTCCAAAGCGTCCCTGTCCCCTGGTGGTTCCAGCCATGACGGCCGCATTTCTGGACGAGAACCTTCCTGATGGAACCCGACTGCGTCCCGGGACCAAGTTTATCAAGTACTGGAAGATGAGGAACACTGGAACAATCTGCTGGAGTGCTGATACTAAG CTGAAGTTCATGTGGGGGAACCTGGCGGTGGGTTCAGGGGACCGTTGGAGGGAAGTGTCTGTTCCCTTCCTGCAGCCAGGACAG gttggTATAGTGAGCGTAGCGCTGTGTGCTCCCACTGTGGACGGCTCCTACACCTCCCACTGGCGCCTGGCCCACGCCGGAGAGCAGTTTGGACCCAGGGTCTGGTGCAGCATCGTGGTTGATCCTCTGGCCCCAGCGCCCATGATGGCTGATGGGATACTGGTGTCACCCTGTGTCACACCGCAG GGTAAGAACCCAGTGGCAAAGGATGGGAAAGCCTGTGCAGAGAGGGAGCAGCCATTAATGTCAGTGGACCAAGAAGAGTACTACATCCCCTCTGTGGATCTGCTTACTGCACAG GATCTTCTGTCTTTTGAGCTGTTGGACATCAACATTGTCCAAGAGTTGGAGAGTGTCCCAAACAACACCCCTGCTG ACATGACTCCGTGCATGTCCCCTCTGCCTCAACATGGACCCCTGCAGGACAAGAGCTGTCCCTCTTTGGGTCTCATCCAGGAAGAGACTGAAGTCATCAATAGCATCATGG ATGTCCCTCATGGGGCGGGATCGGGAGCAGAGGGGGGCGGAGTCCCGGCTCAGGAGGAAGGAGAAGATGACATCAGCGGGACTCAGTTTGTTTGCGAGACTGTGATTCGCTCACTGACCCTGGAGGAGCCGCTAGACCACACCGCTCTGAGAGGGCCCCGCCCCGGGAAAGGGACAG TGGTGCGTCCAGCTGCTCAGGgcggctcctcctcctcctcctgtgtgAAGAGTAAAACGGTGAAAGCAGAGGAGAGCCCAGACAGCAGCCCCAGCACCTCTGAAAACCCCCTGAAAGCGCCAGCTACGCTGCAggcttccctccctcccccgcTGAAAGCCTCCCTGCCTGTTCCCCTGTCTGTGACCCCGGCCCCGGTACCCGGGCCCAGCTCGGCACCGACCCCGCTCCTCGCTCCGCCCAGCTCCACACAGCAGGAGCACACAACCACAG TTGAAGGTGAGGAGTCCCCCATGGAGAACATGTGTGCGGAGTCCagggtggaggagagagagacggggcccgaggaggagaaggagaaagagggagaggagaagagagaacgGACGAGGAGTcgctcctcctccacctcctcagaGGATTACATCATCATCCTCCCTGACTGCTTTGACACCAGTCGGCCACTGGGGGAGTCCATGTACAG CTCTGCTTTGTCCCAGCCCGGGGACATCCCAGCCAAGACCCCCACAGACCCAGAAACCCCATCTCCCGACCACTCGGGCACTTCCCCCTCAGAGGGGGAGCTGGGTGAGGCGGACGAAGCCACGACGGCTTCAGGGACGGGGGTGTCGGGTGCCAGCAGCGCCAACGACATGCTTTGTACTTCTCAGACGCTGGACGATGAGCCGTTGACTCCTGAAGTGGTGGCACCGCCCAAAGCCACCATCACACCAAG TCCAGGGAGCAGTGGAGAACCAGATGTTGACCCTGATGCTGCCGAGGAGGGAGCAGAGGGCTCTGAGCTGTACCAAACTGAGAATG AAGGCTACCCGCCAAGTTGA
- the nbr1b gene encoding next to BRCA1 gene 1 protein isoform X1, giving the protein MDFYINLKVNFRGNSKNFLLSGSETKSWESMEAMVKRSFGLSSLQLTYFDEENEEVSINSQVEYEEALKSAARQGNRLHMNVYETRGQPARVPTTKASGTEPKRGFRPPQHCPTLAQVVSRKVQAAVPEQGMVIMKDVKGTKEEDKTPPAWFTSYMEKFKDQVVREAVEKICREFSGQCCIHKPLGGGGGGGGGGGGGTGAGGGGGRGDAVGGAEAQQVPEVSSSTLPGAPSSSTPPCSSCRGQTTGGGYQCSVCTSCTLCEPCSFSHDPSHNLVRARTPLSIPEHGSPAPDHSRFYRRGDRSFRKAEKQRLKAEKRLLKAEVKEIRKQLRMERRGIQWSSSHRDGSSSPVLLQPRATQHSSPERPKRPCPLVVPAMTAAFLDENLPDGTRLRPGTKFIKYWKMRNTGTICWSADTKLKFMWGNLAVGSGDRWREVSVPFLQPGQVGIVSVALCAPTVDGSYTSHWRLAHAGEQFGPRVWCSIVVDPLAPAPMMADGILVSPCVTPQGKNPVAKDGKACAEREQPLMSVDQEEYYIPSVDLLTAQDLLSFELLDINIVQELESVPNNTPADMTPCMSPLPQHGPLQDKSCPSLGLIQEETEVINSIMDVPHGAGSGAEGGGVPAQEEGEDDISGTQFVCETVIRSLTLEEPLDHTALRGPRPGKGTVVRPAAQGGSSSSSCVKSKTVKAEESPDSSPSTSENPLKAPATLQASLPPPLKASLPVPLSVTPAPVPGPSSAPTPLLAPPSSTQQEHTTTVEGEESPMENMCAESRVEERETGPEEEKEKEGEEKRERTRSRSSSTSSEDYIIILPDCFDTSRPLGESMYSSALSQPGDIPAKTPTDPETPSPDHSGTSPSEGELGEADEATTASGTGVSGASSANDMLCTSQTLDDEPLTPEVVAPPKATITPSPGSSGEPDVDPDAAEEGAEGSELYQTENASDPEQTQTDDTEATEDTEDNNPEDPRHPGITSGLVKGALSVAASAYKALFTGQGPTQPPVDASTQDTMMAVLVEMGFGDRPLNQRLLKKYNYNLLDVVNELVQMTDNDWYSTRY; this is encoded by the exons gTGAAGCGTTCGTTTGGCCTGAGCAGTCTTCAGCTGACCTATTTCGATGAGGAGAACGAGGAG GTGTCCATTAACAGCCAAG TGGAATATGAAGAGGCATTGAAG AGCGCAGCGAGGCAGGGGAACCGACTACACATGAATGTGTACGAGACTCGGGGCCAGCCGGCGAGGGTCCCCACCACCAAGGCCAGCGGAACAGAGCCCAAGAGGGGCTTCAGACCCCCCCAGCACTGCCCCACTCTGGCCCAGGTGGTCAGCCGCAAAGTCCAGGCTGCAGTGCCAGAACAGGGCATG GTGATCATGAAAGATGTGAAGGGGACCAAAGAAGAAGACAAGACTCCTCCAGCCTGGTTCACCTCTTACATGGAGAAG TTTAAGGACCAGGTTGTGCGTGAGGCGGTAGAGAAGATCTGCCGGGAGTTCTCTGGACAGTGCTGCATTCACAAGCccctgggaggaggaggaggaggaggaggaggaggaggaggaggaacaggAGCAGGAGGTGGGGGAGGTAGAGGGGACGCAGTAGGAGGAGCAGAGGCCCAGCAGGTCCCTGAGGTGTCCTCCTCCACCCTGCCTGGAGCTCCATCCTCCTCCACCCCCCCCTGCTCCTCCTGCCGGGGGCAGACTACCGGAGGAGGCTACCAGTGCAG tgtgtgtacGTCCTGTACTCTGTGCGAGCCCTGCAGTTTCTCCCATGATCCCAGTCACAACCTGGTGAGAGCCCGGACTCCTCTGTCCATCCCCGAGCACGGATCCCCAGCCCCGGACCACAGCAG GTTCTACAGGCGAGGTGACCGCAGTTTCCGAAAGGCGGAGAAGCAGCGGCTGAAAGCGGAGAAGCGCCTGCTGAAGGCCGAGGTCAAAGAGATCCGGAAACAGCTGAGAATGGAGAGGCGGGGCATCCAGTGGAGCTCCTCCCACCGAGATGGAAGCTCCTCCCCTGTCCTCCTGCAGCCGCGAGCCACCCAGCACAGCAGCCCCGA GCGTCCAAAGCGTCCCTGTCCCCTGGTGGTTCCAGCCATGACGGCCGCATTTCTGGACGAGAACCTTCCTGATGGAACCCGACTGCGTCCCGGGACCAAGTTTATCAAGTACTGGAAGATGAGGAACACTGGAACAATCTGCTGGAGTGCTGATACTAAG CTGAAGTTCATGTGGGGGAACCTGGCGGTGGGTTCAGGGGACCGTTGGAGGGAAGTGTCTGTTCCCTTCCTGCAGCCAGGACAG gttggTATAGTGAGCGTAGCGCTGTGTGCTCCCACTGTGGACGGCTCCTACACCTCCCACTGGCGCCTGGCCCACGCCGGAGAGCAGTTTGGACCCAGGGTCTGGTGCAGCATCGTGGTTGATCCTCTGGCCCCAGCGCCCATGATGGCTGATGGGATACTGGTGTCACCCTGTGTCACACCGCAG GGTAAGAACCCAGTGGCAAAGGATGGGAAAGCCTGTGCAGAGAGGGAGCAGCCATTAATGTCAGTGGACCAAGAAGAGTACTACATCCCCTCTGTGGATCTGCTTACTGCACAG GATCTTCTGTCTTTTGAGCTGTTGGACATCAACATTGTCCAAGAGTTGGAGAGTGTCCCAAACAACACCCCTGCTG ACATGACTCCGTGCATGTCCCCTCTGCCTCAACATGGACCCCTGCAGGACAAGAGCTGTCCCTCTTTGGGTCTCATCCAGGAAGAGACTGAAGTCATCAATAGCATCATGG ATGTCCCTCATGGGGCGGGATCGGGAGCAGAGGGGGGCGGAGTCCCGGCTCAGGAGGAAGGAGAAGATGACATCAGCGGGACTCAGTTTGTTTGCGAGACTGTGATTCGCTCACTGACCCTGGAGGAGCCGCTAGACCACACCGCTCTGAGAGGGCCCCGCCCCGGGAAAGGGACAG TGGTGCGTCCAGCTGCTCAGGgcggctcctcctcctcctcctgtgtgAAGAGTAAAACGGTGAAAGCAGAGGAGAGCCCAGACAGCAGCCCCAGCACCTCTGAAAACCCCCTGAAAGCGCCAGCTACGCTGCAggcttccctccctcccccgcTGAAAGCCTCCCTGCCTGTTCCCCTGTCTGTGACCCCGGCCCCGGTACCCGGGCCCAGCTCGGCACCGACCCCGCTCCTCGCTCCGCCCAGCTCCACACAGCAGGAGCACACAACCACAG TTGAAGGTGAGGAGTCCCCCATGGAGAACATGTGTGCGGAGTCCagggtggaggagagagagacggggcccgaggaggagaaggagaaagagggagaggagaagagagaacgGACGAGGAGTcgctcctcctccacctcctcagaGGATTACATCATCATCCTCCCTGACTGCTTTGACACCAGTCGGCCACTGGGGGAGTCCATGTACAG CTCTGCTTTGTCCCAGCCCGGGGACATCCCAGCCAAGACCCCCACAGACCCAGAAACCCCATCTCCCGACCACTCGGGCACTTCCCCCTCAGAGGGGGAGCTGGGTGAGGCGGACGAAGCCACGACGGCTTCAGGGACGGGGGTGTCGGGTGCCAGCAGCGCCAACGACATGCTTTGTACTTCTCAGACGCTGGACGATGAGCCGTTGACTCCTGAAGTGGTGGCACCGCCCAAAGCCACCATCACACCAAG TCCAGGGAGCAGTGGAGAACCAGATGTTGACCCTGATGCTGCCGAGGAGGGAGCAGAGGGCTCTGAGCTGTACCAAACTGAGAATG CCTCCGATCCTGAACAAACTCAGACAGATGATACTGAAGCTACTGAAGACACAGAGGACAACAACCCTGAGGACCCCAG GCACCCAGGCATCACCAGTGGCCTGGTGAAAGGAGCTCTGTCAGTAGCTGCTTCCGCCTACAAGGCTCTGTTCACAGGACAAGGCCCCACACAG CCTCCAGTGGACGCGTCCACTCAGGACACCATGATGGCCGTGCTGGTGGAGATGGGTTTTGGCGATCGGCCGCTGAACCAGCGGCTGCTGAAGAAATACAACTACAACCTGCTGGACGTGGTCAACGAGCTGGTTCAGATGACTGACAATGACTGGTACTCCACACGCtactga
- the nbr1b gene encoding next to BRCA1 gene 1 protein isoform X2 — MDFYINLKVNFRGNSKNFLLSGSETKSWESMEAMVKRSFGLSSLQLTYFDEENEEVSINSQVEYEEALKSAARQGNRLHMNVYETRGQPARVPTTKASGTEPKRGFRPPQHCPTLAQVVSRKVQAAVPEQGMVIMKDVKGTKEEDKTPPAWFTSYMEKFKDQVVREAVEKICREFSGQCCIHKPLGGGGGGGGGGGGGTGAGGGGGRGDAVGGAEAQQVPEVSSSTLPGAPSSSTPPCSSCRGQTTGGGYQCSVCTSCTLCEPCSFSHDPSHNLVRARTPLSIPEHGSPAPDHSRFYRRGDRSFRKAEKQRLKAEKRLLKAEVKEIRKQLRMERRGIQWSSSHRDGSSSPVLLQPRATQHSSPERPKRPCPLVVPAMTAAFLDENLPDGTRLRPGTKFIKYWKMRNTGTICWSADTKLKFMWGNLAVGSGDRWREVSVPFLQPGQVGIVSVALCAPTVDGSYTSHWRLAHAGEQFGPRVWCSIVVDPLAPAPMMADGILVSPCVTPQGKNPVAKDGKACAEREQPLMSVDQEEYYIPSVDLLTAQDLLSFELLDINIVQELESVPNNTPADMTPCMSPLPQHGPLQDKSCPSLGLIQEETEVINSIMDVPHGAGSGAEGGGVPAQEEGEDDISGTQFVCETVIRSLTLEEPLDHTALRGPRPGKGTVEGEESPMENMCAESRVEERETGPEEEKEKEGEEKRERTRSRSSSTSSEDYIIILPDCFDTSRPLGESMYSSALSQPGDIPAKTPTDPETPSPDHSGTSPSEGELGEADEATTASGTGVSGASSANDMLCTSQTLDDEPLTPEVVAPPKATITPSPGSSGEPDVDPDAAEEGAEGSELYQTENASDPEQTQTDDTEATEDTEDNNPEDPRHPGITSGLVKGALSVAASAYKALFTGQGPTQPPVDASTQDTMMAVLVEMGFGDRPLNQRLLKKYNYNLLDVVNELVQMTDNDWYSTRY; from the exons gTGAAGCGTTCGTTTGGCCTGAGCAGTCTTCAGCTGACCTATTTCGATGAGGAGAACGAGGAG GTGTCCATTAACAGCCAAG TGGAATATGAAGAGGCATTGAAG AGCGCAGCGAGGCAGGGGAACCGACTACACATGAATGTGTACGAGACTCGGGGCCAGCCGGCGAGGGTCCCCACCACCAAGGCCAGCGGAACAGAGCCCAAGAGGGGCTTCAGACCCCCCCAGCACTGCCCCACTCTGGCCCAGGTGGTCAGCCGCAAAGTCCAGGCTGCAGTGCCAGAACAGGGCATG GTGATCATGAAAGATGTGAAGGGGACCAAAGAAGAAGACAAGACTCCTCCAGCCTGGTTCACCTCTTACATGGAGAAG TTTAAGGACCAGGTTGTGCGTGAGGCGGTAGAGAAGATCTGCCGGGAGTTCTCTGGACAGTGCTGCATTCACAAGCccctgggaggaggaggaggaggaggaggaggaggaggaggaggaacaggAGCAGGAGGTGGGGGAGGTAGAGGGGACGCAGTAGGAGGAGCAGAGGCCCAGCAGGTCCCTGAGGTGTCCTCCTCCACCCTGCCTGGAGCTCCATCCTCCTCCACCCCCCCCTGCTCCTCCTGCCGGGGGCAGACTACCGGAGGAGGCTACCAGTGCAG tgtgtgtacGTCCTGTACTCTGTGCGAGCCCTGCAGTTTCTCCCATGATCCCAGTCACAACCTGGTGAGAGCCCGGACTCCTCTGTCCATCCCCGAGCACGGATCCCCAGCCCCGGACCACAGCAG GTTCTACAGGCGAGGTGACCGCAGTTTCCGAAAGGCGGAGAAGCAGCGGCTGAAAGCGGAGAAGCGCCTGCTGAAGGCCGAGGTCAAAGAGATCCGGAAACAGCTGAGAATGGAGAGGCGGGGCATCCAGTGGAGCTCCTCCCACCGAGATGGAAGCTCCTCCCCTGTCCTCCTGCAGCCGCGAGCCACCCAGCACAGCAGCCCCGA GCGTCCAAAGCGTCCCTGTCCCCTGGTGGTTCCAGCCATGACGGCCGCATTTCTGGACGAGAACCTTCCTGATGGAACCCGACTGCGTCCCGGGACCAAGTTTATCAAGTACTGGAAGATGAGGAACACTGGAACAATCTGCTGGAGTGCTGATACTAAG CTGAAGTTCATGTGGGGGAACCTGGCGGTGGGTTCAGGGGACCGTTGGAGGGAAGTGTCTGTTCCCTTCCTGCAGCCAGGACAG gttggTATAGTGAGCGTAGCGCTGTGTGCTCCCACTGTGGACGGCTCCTACACCTCCCACTGGCGCCTGGCCCACGCCGGAGAGCAGTTTGGACCCAGGGTCTGGTGCAGCATCGTGGTTGATCCTCTGGCCCCAGCGCCCATGATGGCTGATGGGATACTGGTGTCACCCTGTGTCACACCGCAG GGTAAGAACCCAGTGGCAAAGGATGGGAAAGCCTGTGCAGAGAGGGAGCAGCCATTAATGTCAGTGGACCAAGAAGAGTACTACATCCCCTCTGTGGATCTGCTTACTGCACAG GATCTTCTGTCTTTTGAGCTGTTGGACATCAACATTGTCCAAGAGTTGGAGAGTGTCCCAAACAACACCCCTGCTG ACATGACTCCGTGCATGTCCCCTCTGCCTCAACATGGACCCCTGCAGGACAAGAGCTGTCCCTCTTTGGGTCTCATCCAGGAAGAGACTGAAGTCATCAATAGCATCATGG ATGTCCCTCATGGGGCGGGATCGGGAGCAGAGGGGGGCGGAGTCCCGGCTCAGGAGGAAGGAGAAGATGACATCAGCGGGACTCAGTTTGTTTGCGAGACTGTGATTCGCTCACTGACCCTGGAGGAGCCGCTAGACCACACCGCTCTGAGAGGGCCCCGCCCCGGGAAAGGGACAG TTGAAGGTGAGGAGTCCCCCATGGAGAACATGTGTGCGGAGTCCagggtggaggagagagagacggggcccgaggaggagaaggagaaagagggagaggagaagagagaacgGACGAGGAGTcgctcctcctccacctcctcagaGGATTACATCATCATCCTCCCTGACTGCTTTGACACCAGTCGGCCACTGGGGGAGTCCATGTACAG CTCTGCTTTGTCCCAGCCCGGGGACATCCCAGCCAAGACCCCCACAGACCCAGAAACCCCATCTCCCGACCACTCGGGCACTTCCCCCTCAGAGGGGGAGCTGGGTGAGGCGGACGAAGCCACGACGGCTTCAGGGACGGGGGTGTCGGGTGCCAGCAGCGCCAACGACATGCTTTGTACTTCTCAGACGCTGGACGATGAGCCGTTGACTCCTGAAGTGGTGGCACCGCCCAAAGCCACCATCACACCAAG TCCAGGGAGCAGTGGAGAACCAGATGTTGACCCTGATGCTGCCGAGGAGGGAGCAGAGGGCTCTGAGCTGTACCAAACTGAGAATG CCTCCGATCCTGAACAAACTCAGACAGATGATACTGAAGCTACTGAAGACACAGAGGACAACAACCCTGAGGACCCCAG GCACCCAGGCATCACCAGTGGCCTGGTGAAAGGAGCTCTGTCAGTAGCTGCTTCCGCCTACAAGGCTCTGTTCACAGGACAAGGCCCCACACAG CCTCCAGTGGACGCGTCCACTCAGGACACCATGATGGCCGTGCTGGTGGAGATGGGTTTTGGCGATCGGCCGCTGAACCAGCGGCTGCTGAAGAAATACAACTACAACCTGCTGGACGTGGTCAACGAGCTGGTTCAGATGACTGACAATGACTGGTACTCCACACGCtactga